The following proteins are co-located in the Siansivirga zeaxanthinifaciens CC-SAMT-1 genome:
- the sov gene encoding T9SS outer membrane translocon Sov/SprA, with the protein MNITNLISYKSNSRYYAKRNIIAFILLSIFTSLTTWGQQIPVQDSVKTGFSLGKIKTPNPNSVESKYTYDAVTNRYIYTEKIGAFNINYPVILTPKEYYALVAKENIKSYYKEKINAFDGKKEGAEDAQKNLLPEFYVNSGFFESVFGGNTIEVIPQGSVEMDLGILFSRQDNPSFSPRNRSNFTFDFDQRISLSLLGKVGTRLQVTANYDTQSTFDFQNLIKLEYTPTEDDILQKIEVGNVNMPLNSSLITGAQSLFGVKAQLQFGKTTVTGVFSEQKSQGNTVIAQGGGTVEEFELFIRDYDENRHFFLAQYFRDTYDSALKNYPFINNKGLQITRLEVWVTNRSNRTENVRNILALQDLGEADLIGLQNPPAGFVNVSPGAIPDNKNNDFDPTNIGIGDSKLTTAVRDVSTVQNGILVPNVNEGFDYAKLENARKLVNGQEYTLNSDLGYISLNQRLNNDEVLAVAFQYTLGGKVYQVGEFANDGVNATDVTTNGSGQVTGVVNSNLVLKMLKSSITNVTQPVWKLMMKNIYDTGAFNLSQEDFKLNIFYNEASPLNFIKPVGGSFPLDVNGNPVSSNTEDRDLIQNSPLLRVFNLDKLNYNNDPQLRGDGFFDFVPGITVIPQNGKIVFTSAEPFGEYLFNVLGGGNYDNEASYNDNQKKYVFDVLYKSTKARALEFPEKNKFKLKGLYKSTGSDGIPIGSFNVPRGSVKVTAGGRVLVEGIDYTVNYQLGRVQILDEALKASNTPIEVSTENNAIFGQQTRRFTGINIEHKFNENFLLGATLLNLNERPITQKANYGTEPINNTIFGFNGNYATKVPFLTRFANMLPNIDTDVESNLSLRGEFAYLAPGAPKGTSLNGESTSYIDDFEGSQNAIDLKSQQSWFLSSRPLEINGTTAFDDNGIENGYNRAMLNWYNIDPIFYTGQRPNDISDNDISSLYTSRVFINELFPERDLVQGQNSVLNTLDLVYYPGERGPYNFDPSTVNDVITNPQESWAGITRQLTSTDFEQQNVEYIEFWLQDPFQENPNNPGGKLVFNLGNISEDILKDGKKMYENGLPKDGNVSLLTPTDWGSVVPLNQSLIYAFDSTGQERTNQDVGYDGYNDVEEIAAFGSNFGDDPSKDNYTYFLNAEGDIFERYKKYNGVEGNTPETFTNTDRGANTQPDVEDINRDNTMNTINSYFEYTLDIRRQNLPETREAFDNLPAGSPLKEFLTDIKIEPRALPNGQTEQVRWYQVRIPINVPLDKFDDNAFPEYKRYGGITDFRSIRFARIYLKEFTQNTIFRFGTLDLVRSEWRRYTQALDKNDPTPDDVDTEFSVGVVGTLENEGSYQRPPGIEPEELFNNNTVIQQNEQSLVVNVCNLESQDSRGVYKNISLDMRQFKRLRMFMHLEEEATGIPNQNTVVGFIRMGNDLTENYYQIEIPLKISESRTREGLWPKENEIDLPLDVLGQIKALGIANTTLSNEDPTFYNVNDGVLDDTPVAEFSDYTLGQHRIAIKGNPNFGDIRTLMVGLKNGIGNSATDAPPIISPVCATAWFNELRLSDMDNEGGWAAVVSMDTNIADFMNISATGRQSTSGFGGIEQGPSQRSLEDVKQYDVVTNVNVGQLLPKKWGIQLPFNYSQSEELITPKYDQFYEDLTLDSRIEAATSNAQREQIKQQSEDYTKRQSINFIGVRKTRTSDAKPRFYDVENLTLNYSYNKVFHRDFEIENSVNKTIRAGANYAYNFAPLKIEPFKKNDSLFTGKYWRLIKDFNLNLLPTSFALNTDINRQFNSQRFREVELGGGNIGLEELFRRNYTFDFQYTINYNLTDALSLNFTASNNNIVRNYFKDNIINGEQDETLDVWDGFFDVGDPNRQTQNLGVTYKLPFNKLPMLNFIDATYQYNGNFQWQKGSDLYGELEVDGNTFDLGNTIQNSNTHNINSSLDMNRFYKYIGLVKKPISRARANQGSAGRPPAPNQDNGKPAKSKNQSTTKLLNAGVDILTSIKRIQLNYSENNGTFLPGYLQTPGFIGTMRPTVGFTFGSQSDVRFLAAKRGWLTLFQEFNQQYTTTNTKQLDLSASLEPVRDLKIDLIGNRAYFENYTENYRVNNNAGEYEYESLTPNTFGNFNISTILIKTSFSKSDETTSEAFNEFRSNRLTIARRLAQANGVNITDVDAEGYPKGFGKNSQAVLLPAFLAAYSGQDASKVKTSAFRDVPLPNWDLKYSGFMKFNWFKKRFKRFSLTHGYRSTYTINQFQSNLDYVQPDFNNPYDNQPTEVRDQSGNYKNETLFSNINLTEMFSPLVRIDFEMKNSVKILAEIKKDRLLSLSFDNNLMTEVLGNEYVVGLGYRIKDLRIRSNLAGPSKRIVSDLNMKADISIRDNKTIIRYLDLENNQVTSGQTIWGLKYSADYAFSKNLTGIFYFDYTFSEYAISTAFPQTTVRSGITIRYNFGN; encoded by the coding sequence TTGAATATAACTAACCTTATTTCTTATAAATCGAATTCAAGATATTACGCAAAGCGCAATATAATTGCGTTTATATTACTCTCAATTTTTACTTCATTAACTACTTGGGGACAACAAATACCAGTGCAAGATTCAGTTAAAACGGGATTTAGTCTTGGTAAAATTAAAACACCAAATCCAAACAGTGTAGAATCGAAATACACCTACGATGCGGTAACAAACAGATATATTTATACCGAGAAAATTGGCGCATTTAATATTAACTACCCCGTTATTTTAACACCAAAAGAGTATTATGCATTGGTGGCTAAAGAAAACATTAAATCGTATTATAAAGAAAAAATTAATGCTTTCGACGGTAAAAAAGAAGGGGCAGAAGATGCACAAAAAAACCTTTTACCCGAATTTTATGTGAATTCTGGTTTTTTTGAAAGTGTTTTTGGTGGTAATACTATAGAAGTTATCCCTCAAGGTTCGGTAGAAATGGATTTAGGAATCTTGTTTTCGAGACAAGATAACCCATCGTTTTCACCAAGAAACCGAAGTAATTTTACATTCGATTTCGATCAAAGAATTAGTTTAAGCTTACTAGGAAAAGTAGGAACTAGGTTGCAAGTTACAGCCAATTATGATACGCAGTCTACTTTCGATTTTCAAAATCTTATAAAATTAGAATACACACCTACCGAAGACGATATTCTACAAAAAATTGAAGTTGGTAATGTGAATATGCCTCTAAATAGCTCACTTATTACCGGTGCACAAAGTTTATTTGGGGTTAAAGCGCAATTACAGTTTGGAAAAACCACGGTAACAGGTGTTTTCTCTGAACAAAAATCACAAGGTAATACTGTTATCGCCCAAGGCGGAGGTACTGTTGAAGAATTTGAACTTTTTATTAGAGATTACGACGAAAATCGCCATTTCTTTTTAGCTCAATATTTTAGGGATACCTATGATTCGGCACTTAAAAATTATCCTTTTATTAATAACAAAGGTCTTCAAATTACCCGACTAGAAGTTTGGGTAACCAATAGAAGCAATCGCACCGAAAATGTAAGAAATATTTTAGCATTACAGGATTTAGGTGAGGCCGATTTAATTGGTTTGCAAAACCCTCCCGCAGGATTTGTTAATGTTAGTCCGGGTGCGATCCCCGACAACAAAAATAATGACTTCGATCCCACAAATATTGGTATTGGAGATTCAAAATTAACTACAGCCGTTCGAGACGTATCAACCGTTCAAAACGGTATTTTAGTTCCTAATGTAAACGAAGGTTTCGATTATGCAAAATTAGAAAATGCCCGAAAATTAGTTAATGGTCAAGAATATACTCTAAACTCAGATTTAGGGTACATTTCCTTAAATCAACGCTTAAATAACGACGAAGTTTTAGCTGTAGCATTTCAATATACTTTGGGCGGAAAAGTTTACCAAGTTGGTGAATTTGCAAACGATGGTGTTAACGCTACCGATGTTACTACCAATGGTAGCGGGCAAGTAACTGGTGTTGTAAACAGCAACTTAGTTTTAAAGATGCTAAAAAGTAGTATCACTAATGTAACGCAACCTGTGTGGAAGTTAATGATGAAAAACATTTACGACACAGGTGCTTTTAATTTAAGTCAGGAAGATTTTAAACTAAATATTTTTTATAACGAAGCATCACCCTTAAATTTTATAAAACCCGTTGGAGGAAGCTTTCCACTTGATGTTAATGGAAACCCTGTTTCTAGTAATACTGAAGACAGAGATTTAATACAAAACTCACCACTTTTAAGAGTTTTTAATTTAGATAAATTAAATTACAATAACGACCCACAGCTAAGAGGCGATGGATTTTTCGACTTTGTCCCTGGTATTACCGTGATTCCTCAAAACGGTAAAATTGTATTTACAAGTGCCGAGCCTTTTGGTGAATATTTATTTAATGTTTTGGGTGGTGGTAATTATGATAATGAAGCTTCTTATAACGACAATCAGAAAAAATATGTATTCGATGTGCTTTATAAAAGCACCAAGGCAAGAGCATTGGAATTTCCAGAAAAAAATAAATTTAAATTAAAAGGACTCTATAAATCTACTGGCAGTGATGGTATTCCAATTGGTTCTTTTAACGTGCCAAGAGGTTCTGTTAAGGTTACTGCAGGTGGTCGTGTTTTAGTAGAAGGTATCGATTATACAGTAAACTATCAGTTAGGGCGCGTTCAAATATTGGATGAAGCCTTAAAAGCATCCAACACACCCATTGAAGTCTCTACCGAAAACAACGCAATTTTTGGTCAGCAAACCAGACGTTTTACAGGAATTAACATAGAACATAAATTTAATGAGAATTTCCTTTTAGGAGCCACCTTATTAAACCTAAACGAACGTCCTATTACTCAAAAAGCAAATTACGGTACCGAACCCATTAATAATACCATTTTTGGTTTTAATGGTAATTATGCAACAAAAGTTCCTTTTTTAACACGATTTGCAAACATGTTGCCAAACATAGATACCGATGTGGAATCTAATTTATCGCTACGTGGTGAATTTGCTTATTTGGCTCCAGGAGCGCCAAAAGGCACTAGTTTAAATGGTGAGTCAACGTCTTATATCGATGATTTTGAAGGTTCTCAAAATGCCATCGATTTAAAATCTCAACAATCTTGGTTTTTATCGAGTAGGCCACTAGAAATTAACGGTACAACAGCATTCGACGATAACGGTATTGAAAACGGATATAATAGAGCCATGTTAAACTGGTACAATATAGATCCTATTTTTTATACTGGGCAACGCCCTAACGACATATCAGACAACGATATATCTAGTTTGTATACCAGCCGTGTATTTATTAATGAATTGTTTCCAGAGCGCGATTTAGTTCAAGGTCAGAATTCAGTTTTAAATACTCTAGACTTAGTATATTATCCTGGCGAAAGAGGGCCTTATAATTTCGACCCTTCCACTGTAAACGATGTTATTACCAATCCTCAAGAGTCATGGGCAGGTATTACACGTCAGTTAACATCAACCGATTTTGAGCAACAAAATGTCGAGTATATCGAGTTTTGGTTACAAGATCCTTTTCAGGAAAATCCAAATAACCCTGGAGGTAAACTGGTTTTCAACTTAGGAAACATTTCAGAAGATATCCTTAAGGATGGTAAAAAAATGTACGAAAACGGATTGCCAAAAGATGGTAATGTGAGTTTGTTAACACCTACAGACTGGGGTTCTGTAGTACCATTAAATCAATCGTTAATTTACGCATTCGATAGTACTGGTCAAGAACGTACCAATCAAGATGTTGGGTACGATGGTTATAACGATGTCGAAGAAATTGCAGCTTTTGGTTCTAATTTTGGGGACGACCCTTCAAAAGATAATTATACATACTTTTTAAACGCAGAAGGCGATATTTTCGAGCGTTATAAAAAGTATAATGGTGTGGAAGGAAATACGCCCGAGACATTTACAAATACAGATCGTGGTGCCAATACCCAGCCCGATGTTGAGGATATTAATCGCGACAATACCATGAACACGATTAATAGTTATTTCGAATATACCTTAGATATAAGAAGACAAAATTTACCAGAAACTCGTGAAGCCTTCGATAATCTGCCTGCTGGAAGTCCATTAAAAGAATTTTTAACAGATATTAAAATTGAACCGCGCGCGCTGCCAAACGGTCAAACAGAGCAGGTAAGATGGTATCAAGTTCGAATTCCTATAAATGTACCATTAGATAAGTTTGATGATAATGCATTTCCAGAATACAAACGTTACGGAGGTATTACAGATTTTAGATCCATTCGATTTGCTCGTATTTATTTAAAAGAGTTTACACAAAATACTATTTTCCGTTTTGGTACTTTAGATTTAGTTAGAAGTGAATGGAGACGTTATACGCAAGCTTTAGATAAAAACGATCCAACACCAGATGATGTTGATACAGAATTTTCAGTAGGCGTTGTTGGTACATTAGAAAATGAAGGTAGCTACCAAAGACCTCCTGGCATTGAGCCTGAAGAGTTGTTTAATAACAACACGGTTATTCAACAAAATGAACAATCATTGGTAGTAAATGTGTGTAACCTAGAATCGCAAGATTCTAGAGGGGTTTACAAAAACATTAGCTTAGATATGCGCCAGTTTAAGCGTTTACGAATGTTTATGCACCTAGAAGAAGAGGCGACAGGTATTCCTAACCAAAATACCGTAGTTGGTTTTATTAGAATGGGTAACGACCTTACCGAGAACTATTATCAAATAGAGATACCATTAAAAATTTCAGAGTCTCGAACGCGTGAAGGGCTTTGGCCAAAAGAAAATGAAATTGATTTGCCGCTAGATGTTTTAGGACAAATTAAAGCTTTAGGTATCGCTAATACGACGTTAAGCAACGAAGATCCTACCTTTTATAATGTAAATGATGGTGTTTTAGATGATACACCCGTAGCTGAATTCTCAGATTATACCTTAGGTCAACACAGAATAGCCATTAAAGGAAATCCAAATTTTGGTGATATTAGAACTTTAATGGTAGGTTTAAAAAACGGTATTGGAAACAGTGCTACCGATGCGCCACCAATAATTTCGCCCGTTTGTGCCACAGCTTGGTTTAATGAATTACGCTTATCAGACATGGATAACGAAGGTGGTTGGGCTGCCGTTGTAAGTATGGACACCAATATTGCCGATTTTATGAATATAAGTGCCACTGGAAGACAAAGTACCTCTGGTTTTGGTGGTATCGAGCAAGGGCCAAGTCAACGTAGTTTAGAAGATGTTAAACAATATGATGTAGTAACCAATGTAAATGTTGGGCAGTTGCTTCCAAAAAAATGGGGCATTCAATTACCATTTAATTATTCGCAAAGTGAAGAATTAATAACGCCTAAATACGATCAATTTTACGAAGATTTAACTTTAGACTCTCGCATTGAAGCCGCAACAAGCAATGCCCAACGCGAACAAATAAAACAACAATCGGAAGATTATACCAAGCGTCAAAGTATCAATTTTATTGGAGTAAGAAAAACAAGAACAAGCGATGCTAAACCTCGTTTTTACGATGTTGAAAATCTAACTTTAAATTATTCATACAATAAAGTATTTCACAGAGATTTTGAAATTGAAAATTCTGTAAATAAAACGATAAGAGCAGGTGCAAATTATGCCTATAACTTTGCGCCTTTAAAAATAGAACCATTTAAAAAGAACGACTCTTTATTTACAGGAAAATACTGGCGATTAATTAAGGATTTTAATCTTAATTTACTGCCTACTAGTTTTGCTCTTAATACCGATATTAACAGACAATTTAATAGTCAGCGCTTTAGAGAAGTCGAATTGGGTGGAGGTAATATTGGACTAGAGGAATTATTTAGAAGAAATTACACTTTCGATTTTCAATATACTATTAACTACAACTTAACCGATGCCTTAAGTTTAAATTTTACAGCTTCAAATAACAATATTGTTAGAAATTATTTTAAAGACAATATTATTAATGGAGAACAAGACGAAACACTAGATGTTTGGGATGGCTTCTTTGATGTGGGCGATCCAAACCGACAAACACAAAACTTAGGAGTTACCTACAAGCTTCCATTCAATAAACTCCCTATGTTAAATTTTATTGATGCCACTTATCAATACAACGGGAATTTTCAATGGCAAAAGGGATCCGACTTATATGGAGAATTAGAGGTAGATGGTAATACTTTCGATTTAGGAAATACCATTCAAAACTCCAATACACATAATATCAATTCAAGTTTAGACATGAATAGATTTTATAAATACATTGGCTTAGTTAAAAAACCAATTTCACGGGCACGAGCAAATCAAGGTTCGGCAGGAAGACCACCAGCACCAAATCAAGACAATGGTAAACCAGCAAAATCAAAGAATCAATCGACTACAAAATTGTTAAATGCAGGTGTAGATATTCTAACTAGTATTAAACGCATTCAGTTAAATTATTCCGAGAATAACGGAACTTTTTTACCAGGATATCTACAAACACCTGGTTTTATAGGAACCATGAGGCCAACTGTAGGATTTACATTTGGTAGCCAAAGTGATGTTAGATTTTTAGCTGCAAAACGTGGTTGGTTAACCTTATTCCAGGAATTTAATCAGCAGTATACCACTACAAACACAAAACAATTAGATCTTTCGGCTAGTTTAGAACCTGTAAGAGATTTAAAAATCGATTTAATTGGAAACAGAGCCTATTTCGAAAACTATACCGAGAATTACAGAGTTAATAACAACGCAGGTGAATATGAGTACGAATCGCTAACACCTAACACGTTTGGTAATTTTAATATTTCAACCATATTAATAAAAACGTCATTTAGTAAAAGCGACGAAACAACTTCTGAAGCCTTTAATGAATTTAGATCGAACCGTTTAACAATTGCGCGTAGATTGGCTCAGGCCAACGGCGTTAATATTACAGATGTAGATGCTGAAGGATACCCAAAAGGATTTGGTAAAAACAGCCAAGCCGTTTTATTACCAGCATTTTTAGCAGCATATTCTGGTCAGGATGCTAGTAAGGTTAAAACATCGGCGTTTAGAGATGTTCCTTTACCAAACTGGGATTTAAAATACTCAGGTTTCATGAAGTTTAACTGGTTTAAAAAACGTTTCAAACGTTTTTCATTAACTCATGGCTATCGATCAACTTATACCATCAATCAGTTTCAGTCTAATTTAGATTATGTTCAACCCGATTTTAATAATCCTTACGATAATCAGCCTACAGAGGTAAGAGATCAATCTGGAAATTATAAAAATGAAACACTTTTTAGTAATATTAATTTAACAGAAATGTTTAGTCCTCTGGTTAGAATAGATTTCGAGATGAAAAATTCGGTAAAAATTTTAGCTGAAATTAAAAAAGACAGATTGTTATCTTTAAGCTTCGATAATAATTTAATGACCGAAGTTTTAGGTAACGAATATGTTGTTGGTTTAGGTTATAGAATTAAAGATTTACGAATTCGATCTAATTTGGCTGGGCCAAGTAAACGTATTGTGAGTGATTTAAACATGAAAGCAGATATTTCAATTCGCGATAATAAAACCATTATTCGTTATTTAGATTTAGAAAACAATCAAGTTACCTCGGGTCAAACCATTTGGGGACTTAAATATTCGGCCGATTATGCTTTTAGTAAAAACTTAACAGGTATATTTTATTTTGATTATACATTCTCAGAATATGCCATATCAACAGCATTTCCACAAACAACTGTTCGTTCGGGAATTACTATAAGATATAATTTTGGCAATTAA
- the gcvH gene encoding glycine cleavage system protein GcvH codes for MNIPSELKYTKDHEWISIDGEIATIGITDFAQSELGDIVYVEVETVDETLAAEEIFGTVEAVKTVSDLFLPLSGEIIEFNETLEDDPEKVNNDPYGDGWMIKVKCSDLSEVDNLLSADEYKALIGA; via the coding sequence ATGAACATCCCATCAGAATTAAAGTATACTAAAGATCACGAATGGATTAGTATAGACGGAGAGATAGCTACCATAGGTATTACAGATTTTGCACAAAGTGAATTAGGTGATATCGTTTATGTTGAAGTTGAAACAGTCGATGAAACCTTAGCAGCAGAAGAAATTTTTGGTACTGTGGAAGCTGTAAAAACGGTTTCTGATTTGTTTTTACCGCTATCGGGAGAAATTATAGAATTTAATGAAACGTTAGAAGACGATCCAGAAAAGGTTAATAACGACCCTTACGGCGATGGTTGGATGATTAAAGTAAAATGTTCAGACTTGTCTGAGGTTGATAACTTATTGTCTGCAGACGAATATAAAGCCCTAATAGGTGCTTAA
- a CDS encoding VanZ family protein — MAYTVALTVACLVNINKFPKVDISFFDKIFHSITYLVLTLLWFSTFFFNFNYKRSKALLYAAGFSSVFGIIIEVLQGVLTVNRSADIYDVLANSLGVLLAGLFIILKRKTAIKN, encoded by the coding sequence ATGGCTTATACTGTTGCATTAACAGTTGCATGCCTTGTTAATATTAATAAATTCCCAAAAGTTGACATATCTTTTTTCGATAAAATATTTCATAGTATTACATATTTGGTATTAACCCTCCTTTGGTTTAGTACCTTTTTTTTTAACTTTAATTACAAAAGAAGCAAGGCATTATTGTATGCAGCTGGTTTTTCTTCTGTTTTTGGTATAATTATTGAAGTATTACAAGGGGTGTTAACGGTTAATAGATCGGCAGACATTTATGATGTTTTAGCCAATTCACTAGGCGTTCTATTGGCCGGATTATTTATAATATTAAAACGAAAAACAGCTATTAAAAATTAA
- a CDS encoding energy transducer TonB, with protein MEPKKNPQANVGRNSSLYFAIGLALMLFLTNFAINYKTYDKKVVDIGELNLQEEFEEEIPLTQQLQTPPPPPPPPAAPEQIEIVEDEVEVEETVIESTEVNQETEIVKVEHVEAVEAVEEDVEVPFAVIENVPVFPGCEKGNNQQKKDCMSKKISEFVGKKFNTELASDLGLSGRQRINVIFKIDKTGSITGIKARAPHPGLEKEAARVIGLLPQMKPGMQRGKPVTVPYSLPIVFQVQD; from the coding sequence ATGGAACCTAAAAAAAATCCTCAAGCTAACGTTGGACGTAACAGTTCACTTTATTTTGCAATTGGATTAGCATTAATGCTTTTCTTAACTAATTTCGCTATTAATTACAAAACATACGATAAAAAAGTAGTGGATATAGGTGAATTAAATCTTCAAGAAGAATTTGAAGAAGAAATCCCTTTAACACAACAGTTGCAAACACCACCACCGCCACCACCACCACCAGCTGCTCCTGAGCAAATCGAGATTGTTGAAGATGAGGTAGAGGTAGAAGAAACTGTAATTGAGTCTACAGAAGTAAATCAAGAAACTGAAATAGTAAAAGTTGAACACGTTGAAGCCGTTGAAGCTGTAGAAGAAGACGTTGAGGTTCCTTTTGCTGTAATTGAAAACGTACCTGTTTTTCCAGGATGTGAGAAAGGTAATAATCAACAGAAAAAAGATTGCATGTCTAAGAAAATCTCTGAGTTTGTTGGTAAAAAATTCAACACAGAACTTGCTAGTGACTTAGGATTATCTGGAAGACAACGTATCAATGTTATTTTTAAAATTGACAAAACAGGTTCTATTACTGGTATTAAAGCAAGAGCTCCGCATCCAGGTTTAGAAAAGGAAGCTGCGCGTGTAATTGGTTTATTACCTCAAATGAAACCAGGTATGCAACGTGGTAAGCCAGTAACTGTACCTTACTCATTACCAATAGTTTTTCAAGTACAAGATTAA
- a CDS encoding energy transducer TonB, with amino-acid sequence MSNLKKTHELIRENEQIVKKSQKHEANLQKNSTIYFQVGLIVCLLFVYGLLEMKFKSPIPEDYGDLYFPDKNTEISIENFKVYVEPKEQMPQPKSTKSVVLTKTPEIIPDDVLEPNTLDIITAEQNTTSNVPLGVGDIGVIDDVDDPVEFDFIRVEQVPIYPGCENKKTNQERSKCMSDKITKLVQSKFDTRLGGDLGLTGKQVIRTQFKIDKTGRVIDVKVRAPHPDLENEAKRVIKYIPDMTPGKQRDKNVGVIYSLPIVFKVEN; translated from the coding sequence ATGAGTAATTTAAAGAAAACTCACGAACTCATTCGGGAAAATGAGCAAATCGTGAAAAAATCACAAAAGCATGAAGCGAATTTACAAAAAAACTCCACCATTTATTTTCAAGTGGGTTTAATTGTTTGTTTGTTATTTGTCTATGGATTGTTGGAAATGAAATTTAAATCGCCTATTCCAGAAGATTATGGCGATTTGTATTTCCCTGACAAGAATACCGAAATTAGCATCGAAAATTTTAAGGTTTATGTAGAGCCCAAGGAACAAATGCCTCAACCAAAATCAACAAAATCTGTTGTTTTAACTAAAACCCCTGAAATTATTCCAGACGATGTTTTAGAGCCTAATACTTTAGATATTATTACCGCCGAACAAAACACAACTTCAAATGTGCCGCTAGGTGTTGGCGATATAGGCGTTATTGATGATGTCGATGATCCTGTTGAATTTGATTTTATAAGAGTAGAACAAGTGCCTATTTATCCCGGTTGTGAAAACAAGAAAACCAACCAAGAACGAAGCAAATGCATGTCCGATAAAATAACAAAATTAGTACAATCTAAATTTGATACTAGATTGGGAGGCGACTTAGGTCTTACGGGTAAGCAAGTTATTCGAACTCAATTTAAAATTGATAAAACGGGGCGGGTTATAGATGTTAAAGTTCGCGCTCCACATCCCGATTTGGAAAATGAAGCCAAGCGCGTTATTAAATATATTCCAGATATGACACCCGGGAAACAACGCGATAAAAATGTTGGCGTTATATATTCTCTACCAATAGTTTTTAAAGTTGAAAATTAA